In the Devosia sp. SL43 genome, one interval contains:
- a CDS encoding acetolactate synthase 3 large subunit translates to MAERMTGAEMVIQALTDQGVEHIFGYPGGAALPIYDAMFQQDAVQHILVRHEQGATHMAEGYARSTGKPGVVLVTSGPGATNAVTGLTDALMDSIPMVCITAQVPTTLIGSDAFQECDTVGITRSCTKYNYLVKRVEDLPRIMHEAFLIATTGRPGPVVIDIPKDVQFALGDYYKPDLDTLRHQSYRPQLDGDAAAIEAAVNLMLKAERPIFYTGGGVINAGPEASEHLRELAELTGFPVTSTLMGLGAFPASNPQWMGMLGMHGTYEANLAMHDCDVMINIGARFDDRITGRIDAFSPNSRKIHVDIDPSSINKVVRVDVPIIGDCERVLAEMVRVWRSKTNQPRTEAIAPWWKQIEKWRAVDSLGFKNSDTVIKPQYAIQRLYEASKKQGKEVFITTEVGQHQMWAAQHFHFDKPNHWMTSGGLGTMGYGLPAAVGVQVAHPDALVIDIAGEASVQMTMQEMSTAVQYNLPIKIFILNNERMGMVRQWQDLLHGSRYAHSYSASLPDFVKLAEAYGGKGIRCSNPAELDAAIAEMFDYDGPVLFDVIVEKDENCLPMIPSGKPHNEIILPDTANIGDIIDEKGRQLV, encoded by the coding sequence ATGGCCGAAAGAATGACCGGCGCGGAAATGGTGATCCAGGCGCTGACCGATCAGGGGGTCGAGCATATTTTCGGCTATCCGGGCGGTGCGGCCCTGCCGATCTATGACGCTATGTTCCAGCAGGACGCCGTGCAGCACATCCTGGTGCGGCACGAGCAGGGCGCGACGCACATGGCCGAGGGCTATGCGCGCTCGACTGGCAAGCCCGGCGTGGTCCTCGTGACCTCCGGACCCGGCGCCACCAATGCGGTCACCGGGCTCACCGATGCGCTGATGGATTCGATCCCCATGGTCTGCATCACGGCCCAGGTGCCGACGACGCTGATCGGCTCGGACGCGTTCCAGGAATGCGATACTGTCGGCATCACCCGCAGCTGCACCAAGTACAATTACCTGGTCAAGCGCGTGGAAGACCTGCCGCGCATCATGCACGAGGCCTTCCTCATCGCGACGACCGGCCGGCCGGGACCTGTGGTCATCGATATTCCCAAGGATGTGCAGTTTGCGCTGGGCGACTATTACAAGCCCGATCTCGATACGCTACGCCACCAGAGCTATCGTCCGCAGCTGGATGGCGATGCAGCGGCCATCGAGGCGGCGGTCAACCTGATGCTTAAGGCCGAGCGGCCGATCTTCTATACCGGCGGCGGCGTGATCAATGCTGGCCCGGAAGCGTCCGAGCATCTGCGCGAACTGGCCGAGCTGACCGGTTTCCCGGTGACCTCGACGCTGATGGGTCTGGGTGCCTTCCCAGCGTCCAATCCGCAGTGGATGGGCATGCTGGGCATGCACGGCACCTACGAGGCAAATCTGGCGATGCATGACTGCGACGTCATGATCAATATCGGCGCGCGCTTCGATGACCGCATCACCGGCCGCATTGATGCGTTCTCACCCAACAGCCGCAAGATCCATGTCGATATCGATCCGTCTTCGATCAACAAGGTTGTCCGCGTCGACGTGCCGATCATTGGCGACTGCGAGCGGGTGCTGGCCGAGATGGTCCGCGTCTGGCGCAGCAAGACCAACCAGCCACGCACCGAGGCCATCGCGCCATGGTGGAAGCAGATCGAAAAGTGGCGGGCGGTGGATTCGCTCGGCTTCAAGAATTCGGACACGGTGATCAAGCCGCAGTATGCGATCCAGCGGCTCTACGAGGCGAGCAAGAAGCAGGGCAAGGAGGTGTTCATCACCACCGAAGTCGGTCAGCACCAGATGTGGGCCGCCCAGCATTTCCACTTCGACAAGCCGAACCACTGGATGACCTCGGGTGGCCTCGGAACGATGGGCTATGGCCTGCCGGCGGCCGTCGGCGTGCAGGTTGCGCATCCCGATGCGCTGGTGATCGACATTGCCGGCGAAGCTTCGGTGCAGATGACGATGCAGGAGATGTCGACGGCGGTGCAGTATAATCTGCCGATCAAGATCTTCATCCTCAACAACGAGCGCATGGGCATGGTCCGGCAGTGGCAGGACCTGCTGCATGGGTCGCGCTACGCGCATTCCTACTCGGCGTCGCTACCCGATTTCGTCAAGCTGGCAGAGGCTTACGGCGGCAAGGGGATTCGATGCTCGAACCCGGCCGAGCTCGATGCCGCGATTGCCGAGATGTTCGACTATGACGGCCCGGTGCTGTTCGACGTGATCGTCGAGAAGGACGAGAACTGCCTGCCGATGATCCCGTCGGGCAAGCCGCATAATGAAATCATCCTGCCCGATACGGCCAATATCGGCGACATCATCGACGAGAAGGGACGGCAGCTCGTCTAG
- a CDS encoding SRPBCC family protein, whose translation MTDRSIAHGTFVLERKYPASPARVFRAWADPAIKQRWFGDGNTPAKIFDFREGGRELMESGEGEFQFGFDVRYEDIVENNRIIYTYYMTMGGKRISVSVAAMELFADGDGTRMTVTEHGCFLDGLDNMQQRRRGTDMLLDALGAELAREAAN comes from the coding sequence ATGACCGACCGTTCCATTGCCCACGGCACCTTCGTCCTCGAGCGCAAGTATCCGGCCAGCCCTGCCCGCGTGTTTCGCGCCTGGGCCGACCCCGCGATCAAGCAACGCTGGTTTGGCGACGGCAACACCCCGGCCAAGATTTTCGACTTCCGCGAAGGCGGGCGCGAATTGATGGAAAGTGGCGAGGGCGAATTCCAGTTCGGCTTCGACGTGCGATACGAGGACATCGTCGAAAACAACCGCATCATCTACACCTATTACATGACGATGGGTGGCAAGCGCATTTCGGTGTCGGTCGCCGCGATGGAGCTCTTTGCCGATGGCGATGGCACGCGCATGACCGTCACCGAGCACGGCTGTTTCCTCGACGGGCTCGACAATATGCAGCAGCGCAGGCGCGGCACCGACATGCTGCTTGATGCTCTCGGTGCAGAACTGGCACGTGAGGCCGCGAACTAG
- the ilvN gene encoding acetolactate synthase small subunit: MNAHLQPTGSAYFLTKETQDQERHTLSVLVDNEPGILARVVGLFSARGYNIESLTVSETEHGRRLSRITVVVIATPKTLTQIKLQLERLVPVHKVHDLTAEGASLERELALIKVAGSGDSRAETLRLADAFRAQIVDATVESFVFEVTGKPAKIDSFIALMQPLGLVEVVRTGLAAISRGAQGM, from the coding sequence ATGAACGCACATCTGCAGCCCACCGGCTCCGCCTATTTCCTGACCAAGGAAACCCAGGACCAGGAACGCCATACGCTTTCCGTGCTGGTCGACAACGAGCCGGGCATCCTCGCTCGCGTGGTTGGCCTCTTTTCGGCGCGTGGCTACAATATCGAAAGCCTGACCGTCAGCGAGACGGAACACGGGCGGCGACTTAGTCGCATCACCGTCGTGGTCATCGCCACGCCCAAGACACTGACCCAGATCAAGCTGCAGCTCGAGCGGTTGGTGCCTGTCCATAAGGTGCATGACCTGACGGCCGAGGGTGCTTCGCTGGAGCGCGAGTTGGCGCTGATCAAGGTGGCCGGCTCGGGCGATTCCCGCGCCGAGACACTGCGACTGGCCGATGCCTTCCGGGCCCAGATCGTCGATGCGACGGTGGAAAGCTTCGTGTTCGAAGTGACCGGTAAGCCGGCCAAGATCGACAGCTTCATCGCCCTGATGCAGCCGCTCGGGCTGGTCGAGGTGGTCCGCACCGGGCTGGCCGCCATTTCGCGTGGTGCGCAGGGCATGTAG
- a CDS encoding DUF6976 family protein, with product MSAAATPWPLRQGKYVPSLPSGKYRSAAKSNNFPGFEELIMNAIDNVAAVQKQMVNTLLPLDAAEVLIRKGTPLSIAGPEAALDKLSQGNWIGGTSPYFMLAEGGVISDGDFVFVTDLSGVGTVSFASYDVQDLPGLSANAPDNAFAVTIMPSGSQVLKRFAADGADFVDAFLKPAVGWVAGVHLNDIGKVTAKVYDGRTGTKYEDRAVVAYVALPADRVATIEIVNIFEPGSGDIITFDATVFDVETCKVNGESTNFAAYVKARGLEHCKQPLIGDYAGGRINVSLQSVDSSAGNVALYAPVFAGIEYRFARPVEDYAGLFRRRLAEQDTEGAVFACNCILNFIFGDLEGKAIGGVAGPITFGEIAYQLLNQTAVLVRVI from the coding sequence TTGAGCGCAGCAGCGACCCCGTGGCCGTTAAGGCAGGGGAAATACGTGCCTTCTTTGCCAAGTGGGAAGTATCGCTCGGCGGCGAAATCCAACAACTTTCCAGGCTTTGAGGAGCTCATCATGAATGCGATTGACAATGTGGCCGCTGTGCAGAAGCAGATGGTGAATACTCTCCTGCCCTTGGACGCCGCTGAAGTGCTGATCCGGAAGGGCACGCCCCTCTCCATCGCGGGCCCCGAGGCCGCGCTCGACAAGTTATCGCAGGGCAACTGGATCGGTGGAACCAGTCCCTATTTCATGCTTGCCGAAGGCGGTGTCATATCCGATGGCGACTTCGTCTTCGTGACCGATCTCTCCGGGGTCGGCACGGTCAGTTTCGCCAGCTACGACGTACAGGATCTGCCGGGATTGTCAGCCAACGCGCCGGACAATGCGTTTGCCGTGACGATTATGCCGTCGGGTAGTCAGGTGCTCAAACGGTTTGCCGCCGATGGGGCGGACTTCGTGGATGCCTTCCTCAAGCCCGCTGTCGGCTGGGTCGCCGGAGTTCACCTCAACGACATCGGCAAGGTCACGGCTAAGGTCTATGACGGCCGTACCGGGACGAAATACGAGGACCGGGCGGTGGTGGCCTATGTCGCGCTGCCGGCTGACCGCGTGGCCACGATTGAGATTGTCAACATCTTCGAGCCTGGATCAGGCGACATCATCACTTTCGATGCTACCGTTTTCGACGTCGAAACCTGCAAGGTCAATGGCGAGTCCACCAACTTTGCTGCCTATGTGAAAGCCCGTGGACTTGAGCATTGCAAGCAGCCATTAATCGGCGACTATGCAGGGGGGCGTATCAATGTTTCCCTGCAGAGCGTGGACTCGTCGGCCGGCAACGTAGCTCTCTATGCGCCGGTTTTCGCCGGAATCGAGTATCGCTTTGCCCGCCCTGTCGAAGACTATGCGGGCCTGTTCCGCAGACGGCTTGCAGAACAGGATACGGAGGGCGCCGTCTTCGCCTGCAATTGTATCCTCAATTTCATCTTTGGGGATTTGGAAGGCAAGGCCATCGGTGGTGTCGCCGGACCGATCACCTTTGGCGAAATCGCCTACCAGTTGCTGAATCAGACCGCAGTGCTTGTGCGCGTGATCTGA